The following proteins come from a genomic window of Methyloceanibacter stevinii:
- a CDS encoding acyltransferase family protein: MGGNFADSSVVMIVGPLFAFDSSTPHPSLLTLIPVIGVCLIIWFAREGDAVTSFLSIRLFVAVGLTSYSLYLWHYPVFAFWNLSHPDTSNLGALGLIAVSVVLSVVSYFLVERPARNMGSVPTPAFVPAILVSFLLLGGLGTMSYASNGFADRYGSLAAVFNETGADAIGFIQSTPPNARGTIFLAGDSHAAVLTKAVLDLAEKNGYAIARRVAGSCPPVDVKALKFEKCDPYRKRTLRIIDDAPPAIIIYAVHWRKYQDGSGRKKYRGTVTPHQATRCVKPMNGRSSAGSMRAIAWSLSYRAWRPTETLRSSLRR, translated from the coding sequence GTGGGCGGAAATTTTGCCGATTCTAGCGTCGTGATGATCGTCGGGCCGCTTTTTGCGTTCGACAGCAGCACGCCTCATCCCTCGCTCTTGACGCTCATTCCGGTGATCGGCGTGTGTCTTATAATCTGGTTCGCGCGGGAAGGGGACGCGGTCACCTCCTTTCTCAGCATCCGGCTATTCGTGGCGGTCGGGTTGACTTCCTATTCCCTTTATCTCTGGCACTACCCTGTGTTCGCGTTTTGGAACCTCTCGCATCCCGATACCTCGAATCTCGGCGCACTCGGTTTGATCGCGGTCTCGGTCGTTCTATCTGTCGTGTCGTATTTCCTGGTGGAGCGGCCGGCGCGGAACATGGGGTCGGTACCGACGCCAGCCTTTGTCCCCGCCATTCTGGTTTCATTCCTACTGCTGGGCGGCCTTGGGACCATGTCCTACGCGTCGAATGGCTTCGCGGACCGATATGGAAGCCTCGCAGCCGTCTTCAACGAGACGGGTGCGGACGCGATTGGGTTCATCCAAAGCACGCCGCCGAACGCACGGGGAACGATCTTTCTTGCCGGCGATAGCCATGCCGCCGTTCTGACCAAGGCCGTCTTGGACCTTGCGGAAAAGAACGGCTATGCTATCGCACGGCGCGTGGCAGGTAGCTGTCCACCGGTCGATGTGAAGGCGCTGAAGTTCGAGAAGTGCGACCCTTACCGCAAGAGGACCCTCCGCATCATCGATGACGCGCCACCTGCGATCATCATCTATGCAGTCCACTGGCGGAAATATCAGGATGGATCGGGGCGAAAGAAGTATCGCGGGACCGTCACCCCGCACCAAGCGACACGCTGCGTGAAGCCTATGAACGGACGTTCCAGCGCTGGGTCGATGCGGGCCATCGCATGGTCCTTGTCTTACCGGGCATGGAGACCGACCGAAACATTAAGGAGCAGCTTAAGGAGGTAA
- a CDS encoding acyltransferase family protein translates to MHPLRLAPDAPDQLKEFSGSAISTLLFASNFWFWSEDSYWAGPSELKPLLHTWTLALEEQFYILCPLLLMALWRGARDRILPILIVLFVASLALSQYGSTAFSDANFFLLPTRAWELLAGAILARIELSYGRNASGTWAEILPILAS, encoded by the coding sequence ATGCATCCCCTTCGCCTGGCGCCTGATGCGCCCGATCAACTGAAGGAGTTCTCCGGCTCGGCGATCTCCACGCTTCTTTTCGCCTCCAATTTCTGGTTCTGGTCGGAGGACAGCTACTGGGCCGGACCAAGCGAACTGAAGCCTCTACTACACACTTGGACGCTGGCGCTGGAGGAGCAGTTCTACATTCTGTGTCCGCTGCTGCTCATGGCCTTGTGGCGGGGCGCACGCGATCGGATTTTGCCGATCCTGATCGTCTTGTTCGTGGCTTCGTTAGCGCTGTCGCAATACGGATCGACCGCCTTTTCCGATGCGAACTTTTTCCTGCTGCCGACGCGGGCATGGGAGCTCTTGGCCGGGGCCATCCTGGCGCGGATCGAACTCTCTTACGGGAGAAATGCAAGCGGCACGTGGGCGGAAATTTTGCCGATTCTAGCGTCGTGA
- a CDS encoding glycosyltransferase family 2 protein, translating into MPKVHVIIPTHNRKALAEMCLEHVFAQTAIDSMSITIVDDGSTDGTALILAEKFSAARVIEGDGNLWWTGAVAKALDTLWPEFAPGDFFLLVNDDTLLHPDTVEALVETSERCQRAGVAPIALDAASGQAISTGWAPGSGPILNDLDKLDAAMAEHDGLYQVQALFGRCSLFPVEILHSVRNYDAAAFPHYYGDVDFCLRAGKEGFRFFATNATSIEVVELQAATGVHFTFRQGPQDFPAVLENMTSIRSIENVPLTWHYMRRHFPGRAGPTPRPSPGAASASGVPSTRPRPQTPAATGHAGTDPERNRSSGAGRVAAETHSPARTETFGASVRSRVLPLLLHRPRRLPPRTVGAAAMTSFHHSRQVSIAA; encoded by the coding sequence GTGCCGAAGGTCCACGTCATCATTCCGACCCATAACCGAAAGGCGCTCGCGGAGATGTGCCTGGAGCACGTCTTCGCGCAAACGGCGATAGACTCCATGTCCATCACCATCGTGGATGATGGCAGCACCGACGGAACCGCGTTGATTCTGGCGGAAAAGTTTTCGGCTGCCCGCGTTATCGAAGGCGACGGCAATCTGTGGTGGACTGGCGCTGTCGCCAAAGCCCTGGACACGCTATGGCCGGAATTCGCGCCGGGAGACTTCTTTTTGCTCGTTAATGACGACACGTTACTACACCCAGACACCGTCGAGGCGCTTGTCGAGACCTCCGAACGGTGCCAGCGTGCAGGCGTCGCCCCGATCGCCCTTGATGCCGCCAGCGGCCAGGCGATCTCCACCGGCTGGGCGCCGGGGTCGGGTCCCATTTTGAACGATCTTGACAAGCTCGATGCCGCCATGGCGGAGCACGACGGCCTATACCAGGTGCAGGCACTCTTCGGGCGCTGCTCACTGTTCCCTGTCGAGATCCTCCACAGTGTCCGGAACTACGACGCGGCCGCCTTCCCGCACTATTACGGCGACGTAGACTTCTGCTTGCGTGCCGGCAAGGAAGGTTTCCGCTTCTTCGCAACCAATGCCACCTCGATCGAAGTGGTAGAATTGCAAGCGGCAACGGGCGTCCATTTCACCTTCCGCCAGGGTCCGCAGGACTTCCCGGCCGTCCTCGAGAACATGACCTCGATCCGGTCGATCGAGAACGTGCCCCTCACCTGGCACTACATGCGGCGGCATTTTCCGGGCCGCGCCGGGCCAACACCGCGTCCATCGCCTGGCGCAGCCTCCGCCAGTGGCGTCCCATCTACACGCCCTCGGCCTCAAACCCCTGCCGCAACGGGGCACGCCGGCACAGATCCAGAACGGAACCGCAGCAGCGGCGCGGGACGCGTCGCTGCTGAGACGCATTCTCCGGCTCGTACGGAAACTTTTGGCGCCAGTGTTCGAAGTCGTGTTCTTCCTCTGCTATTACATCGCCCGCGCCGCCTACCGCCTCGTACGGTGGGTGCGGCGGCTATGACGTCATTCCACCACAGTAGACAGGTGTCGATCGCAGCATGA
- a CDS encoding glycosyltransferase, which produces MPENAETDRPLRVVHLCYSDSMGGAAIGARRSHQAMLSQGIESRLVVVHKETDDPLVIALPRKQLRCLLARRGAWLINKLRRSDNPIIRTFNVVPMGTAEFLNRMDVDIIQMHWIGEDTISIGELAKLNKPVVWKLPDIWGFAGTEHYLLPDDPERYREGYRADNRPAHESGLDFDRLVWNYKRRCWRDTELNIVGPSKWISDCAKASLLFGRYRVRHILNPVDTELYAPKDKKASRDAFGLPQDKCVIMFGALSSTRDPRKGFHHLKAALGHLSEYLDPANTVFAILGARGPAGQTIAGFECRYLGTVKDEEKLATAYSAADVFVLPTEADNLPNTIKEACCCGVACVGFDVGGLPDMIDHLETGYLAQPFDVEDLAKGITWAANQAGPDMSARSERAVTRHAQATAVQHYVDFYREILAAREQSAKP; this is translated from the coding sequence ATGCCTGAGAACGCCGAGACAGACAGACCGTTGCGGGTCGTCCACCTCTGCTATTCCGACAGCATGGGCGGCGCGGCCATCGGGGCGCGGCGTTCTCATCAGGCCATGCTCTCGCAAGGGATCGAGTCCCGTCTCGTGGTCGTGCACAAGGAAACCGACGATCCGCTCGTCATTGCGCTGCCAAGGAAGCAGCTTCGGTGCCTGCTCGCCCGCCGCGGCGCCTGGCTGATCAACAAGCTCCGCCGCTCCGACAACCCGATAATCCGGACATTCAATGTCGTACCCATGGGTACCGCCGAATTTCTGAACAGGATGGATGTCGATATCATCCAGATGCATTGGATCGGCGAGGACACGATCTCAATCGGCGAACTGGCTAAGCTCAACAAGCCTGTGGTGTGGAAGCTACCCGACATCTGGGGCTTCGCTGGCACAGAGCACTATCTACTCCCGGACGATCCCGAGCGCTACCGGGAAGGCTACCGCGCGGACAATCGCCCGGCACATGAGTCAGGGCTCGATTTTGATCGACTTGTCTGGAACTACAAGCGCCGGTGCTGGCGCGACACCGAACTCAACATCGTCGGGCCGAGCAAGTGGATCAGCGATTGCGCCAAGGCGAGCCTGCTCTTCGGGCGCTATCGCGTCCGCCATATTCTCAATCCGGTCGATACGGAACTCTACGCGCCGAAGGACAAGAAGGCCTCGCGCGACGCCTTCGGCCTTCCCCAAGACAAATGTGTGATCATGTTCGGGGCCTTGAGCTCGACCAGAGACCCCCGCAAAGGCTTTCACCATCTCAAGGCCGCGCTCGGTCATCTCTCCGAGTATCTCGATCCGGCCAACACGGTGTTTGCAATCCTTGGGGCGAGGGGACCCGCCGGCCAGACCATCGCCGGGTTCGAATGCCGCTATCTCGGCACGGTCAAGGACGAGGAGAAGCTGGCGACGGCCTATAGCGCCGCGGACGTGTTCGTGCTGCCGACCGAGGCGGACAACCTGCCAAACACGATCAAGGAGGCGTGTTGCTGCGGGGTCGCCTGCGTCGGATTCGATGTGGGCGGCCTGCCGGATATGATCGATCATCTGGAAACCGGCTACCTGGCCCAGCCCTTCGATGTGGAGGATCTCGCCAAGGGGATCACCTGGGCCGCGAACCAGGCCGGGCCGGATATGAGCGCGAGATCGGAGCGCGCGGTCACCCGCCACGCCCAGGCCACGGCCGTGCAGCACTATGTGGACTTCTACCGTGAGATCTTGGCGGCGCGGGAGCAAAGCGCCAAGCCGTAG
- a CDS encoding acyltransferase family protein: MRSKPILPYRPEIDGLRALAVAAVVIFHANFSFRGQPMLTGGFLGVDIFFVISGYLITSIILRQLSAKDFSILRFYHRRARRILPALFLVLAVCIPFAWRLMRPIN, from the coding sequence TTGCGGAGCAAACCAATACTGCCGTATCGGCCTGAGATCGACGGCTTGCGCGCGCTTGCGGTCGCCGCGGTCGTCATCTTCCACGCGAACTTCTCATTTCGCGGCCAGCCGATGCTCACGGGTGGATTTCTCGGGGTCGACATCTTTTTCGTGATCTCCGGTTACCTGATAACCTCGATCATCCTTCGCCAGCTCTCGGCGAAGGACTTCTCGATCCTGAGGTTCTATCACCGACGTGCGCGTCGCATTCTGCCCGCACTTTTTCTCGTCCTCGCCGTATGCATCCCCTTCGCCTGGCGCCTGATGCGCCCGATCAACTGA
- a CDS encoding SGNH hydrolase domain-containing protein, which yields MREAYERTFQRWVDAGHRMVLVLPGMETDRNIKEQLKEVIDPIPQAERDTFLAGLKLEVNYGEQLGRADWERDMIETLAKREGIEAVDPLRLFCRPSRDSCAVNEGTSFFITDQSHYSRAAAYRIVHAIEQKLETAQWLGVATSAQ from the coding sequence CTGCGTGAAGCCTATGAACGGACGTTCCAGCGCTGGGTCGATGCGGGCCATCGCATGGTCCTTGTCTTACCGGGCATGGAGACCGACCGAAACATTAAGGAGCAGCTTAAGGAGGTAATCGATCCGATCCCGCAGGCGGAGCGGGATACGTTCCTAGCGGGCCTGAAGCTCGAGGTGAATTATGGCGAGCAACTCGGTCGCGCCGATTGGGAGCGGGATATGATCGAAACGCTGGCCAAGAGGGAGGGGATCGAGGCGGTTGATCCATTGCGTCTCTTTTGCCGGCCGTCCCGTGACAGCTGCGCGGTGAACGAAGGCACGTCCTTCTTCATCACGGATCAGTCGCACTATTCGCGCGCGGCAGCCTACAGAATCGTGCATGCCATCGAACAGAAACTCGAGACTGCCCAATGGCTTGGGGTAGCCACGTCCGCCCAGTGA
- a CDS encoding glycosyltransferase family 2 protein: protein MLETEFPSVNIIKGDGNLWWTGAVAKALDTLRSSFKPGDFFLLVNNDSILQPETVAILVRESVHNGRCGVAPLALDYESGDPLTTGFALRQHHVLLDFEHQYAAIIEPSMLFEAESLYGRCSLFPAEVLDFVDNYDAETFPQYYGDVDFCLRAREQEFRFFVTGATCIRVQHGADNTGSHFAFRQGAQTLAEVKANLFSIRSLDNVVITWRYTSRHHPHRAVTATLKTAWRSLRYWRPIYAVVGPHTPQKAATRAAPASQGASLVGKALGFLTRTLNVCVVRFYNASLRLQRRAFPR from the coding sequence ATGCTTGAGACGGAGTTTCCCTCGGTCAACATCATCAAGGGTGACGGCAATCTCTGGTGGACCGGTGCGGTTGCAAAGGCGTTGGACACATTGCGATCGAGTTTCAAGCCAGGCGACTTTTTTCTGTTAGTCAACAATGACTCGATCTTGCAACCGGAGACCGTTGCCATTCTTGTTCGCGAGTCGGTCCACAATGGCCGCTGTGGCGTGGCGCCGCTTGCGCTGGACTATGAAAGTGGCGATCCGCTGACCACCGGCTTTGCACTCAGGCAACACCACGTCTTACTCGACTTCGAACATCAATACGCTGCAATCATCGAGCCGAGCATGCTGTTTGAGGCCGAGTCCCTATATGGTCGATGCTCGCTCTTTCCGGCAGAGGTTCTTGATTTCGTCGACAACTATGACGCCGAGACGTTCCCGCAATATTACGGCGACGTCGATTTCTGCCTTCGCGCCCGGGAGCAAGAGTTCCGCTTCTTTGTAACCGGCGCCACCTGCATCCGGGTCCAGCACGGAGCCGACAACACCGGTTCGCATTTTGCGTTTCGCCAAGGCGCTCAGACACTGGCAGAGGTCAAAGCAAACTTGTTTTCAATACGATCGCTCGATAACGTGGTAATTACTTGGCGTTATACATCCCGACACCACCCGCATCGAGCTGTGACAGCCACGCTGAAAACAGCATGGCGCAGTCTTCGTTATTGGCGACCGATCTATGCCGTCGTTGGCCCACACACACCGCAAAAGGCCGCCACGCGCGCAGCTCCAGCGTCACAAGGTGCATCCTTAGTCGGCAAGGCGCTGGGGTTTTTGACTCGGACGTTGAACGTATGCGTTGTTCGATTTTACAATGCCTCACTGAGGCTCCAGCGCCGCGCTTTCCCTAGATAG
- a CDS encoding NAD-dependent epimerase/dehydratase family protein — protein MPKLQERFGAEIRIFDNMSNPSGDLTITDGIHVVEGDVRDDAAVRKAIKGMDAVVHLAAHTRVIDSIEDPQINFNINTTGTFNILEAMRQEDVPSLVNASTGGAILGEVPPPINEDIAAKPASPYGASKLAGEGYCWAYAQSYGLKAASLRFSNIYGPNSRRKSSVVAAFIKNIRETGAVTVYGDGTQTRDYLFVEDLTDGIVRAIEASAAGTYQLGFGKPTSVTP, from the coding sequence GTGCCAAAGCTGCAAGAACGGTTCGGCGCCGAAATTCGCATCTTCGACAACATGTCGAACCCCAGTGGCGACCTCACCATCACGGACGGCATCCACGTCGTAGAAGGCGATGTGCGAGACGACGCTGCGGTGCGCAAGGCGATCAAGGGCATGGACGCCGTCGTTCATCTCGCTGCGCATACACGCGTGATCGACTCCATCGAGGATCCGCAGATCAACTTCAACATCAATACGACCGGCACTTTCAACATATTGGAAGCGATGCGCCAGGAAGACGTGCCGTCCCTGGTGAACGCATCCACTGGCGGCGCGATTCTGGGTGAGGTCCCTCCACCCATCAACGAGGACATCGCCGCCAAGCCTGCGTCCCCTTACGGCGCCTCGAAGCTCGCCGGCGAAGGCTATTGCTGGGCCTACGCGCAGTCCTACGGGCTGAAGGCCGCGAGCTTGCGCTTCTCGAACATTTACGGGCCGAACTCCCGCCGCAAGAGCTCAGTCGTCGCCGCCTTCATCAAAAATATCCGCGAGACCGGCGCGGTGACTGTCTATGGCGACGGAACGCAGACCCGCGACTATCTCTTCGTCGAGGATCTCACTGACGGGATCGTCCGCGCGATCGAGGCCAGCGCTGCCGGGACCTATCAGCTCGGCTTCGGCAAGCCGACATCGGTGACGCCCTGA
- a CDS encoding FkbM family methyltransferase codes for MLDRFENHAGVFSISAYSHPASVMPVPADYDFDVYAIPRMQCWGWATWRDRWSKADFSVPNFDAFNASPSATAAYAHWIGADSLATLRACMRGEKDVWACRWVYTHFKHHAVCICPTQSLVDNIGLDGSGSNCGVRPEFKHTLETLKIEDWRTPELAFVDPRLFEAFMAVMDPRRKRDRPSGPAAPHGLDPAPRPSVAARAAYWARRPRQLIRRVRERAGLAGSASLSQVEARHKALRAPPSAPLIRLGTDYGGWWLPEAGFGADDVVVSAGAGEDISFDVEVAKRFGCKILVLDPTPRAVAHFEATKNAVAAGEPAPINNAVADFYEADSETLERIAFRPWGLWNETETLTFHAPANADSVSHSAVNIQNTEGGFDAECVTLDELMRREDIDTISVLKMDIEGAEFAVLDRLAESALRPKILLVEFHPGDSNAERLGKVRNAGHAREAP; via the coding sequence ATGCTCGACCGCTTCGAGAACCATGCGGGCGTCTTCTCCATCAGCGCCTACTCGCATCCCGCCTCGGTCATGCCCGTCCCGGCGGACTACGATTTCGACGTCTACGCAATCCCGCGCATGCAGTGCTGGGGCTGGGCCACGTGGCGCGACCGTTGGTCCAAGGCCGATTTCTCCGTTCCCAACTTCGACGCGTTCAATGCCTCCCCTAGCGCGACGGCGGCGTATGCGCATTGGATCGGTGCCGACAGCCTCGCGACGCTGCGGGCCTGCATGCGGGGCGAAAAGGACGTCTGGGCCTGCCGCTGGGTCTACACCCACTTCAAGCATCACGCGGTCTGCATTTGCCCGACACAGTCCCTCGTGGACAACATCGGCCTCGACGGATCGGGCAGCAATTGCGGCGTGCGGCCCGAATTCAAGCACACGCTGGAGACCTTGAAGATCGAGGATTGGCGCACGCCGGAACTTGCCTTCGTCGATCCGCGCCTGTTCGAGGCCTTCATGGCCGTCATGGATCCGAGACGGAAGCGCGACCGGCCATCCGGACCGGCGGCCCCTCATGGGCTCGATCCCGCGCCACGGCCGAGCGTGGCGGCTCGTGCGGCCTATTGGGCCCGCCGGCCACGACAGCTTATCCGCCGCGTCCGGGAGCGGGCGGGCCTCGCCGGAAGCGCAAGCCTGTCACAGGTGGAAGCGCGGCATAAGGCGCTCAGAGCACCGCCGAGCGCACCGCTCATCCGGCTGGGCACGGATTACGGCGGCTGGTGGCTGCCCGAGGCGGGATTCGGCGCCGACGATGTGGTCGTCTCGGCCGGGGCCGGAGAAGACATCTCATTCGACGTCGAAGTAGCGAAGCGGTTCGGCTGCAAAATCCTGGTGCTGGATCCCACGCCGCGGGCCGTCGCCCACTTCGAAGCGACGAAGAACGCCGTCGCGGCCGGGGAACCCGCACCGATCAACAACGCAGTGGCGGATTTCTACGAGGCTGACAGCGAAACGCTCGAACGCATCGCGTTTCGGCCCTGGGGCCTATGGAACGAGACCGAAACGCTGACCTTCCACGCGCCGGCGAATGCCGATAGCGTCTCCCATTCGGCCGTGAATATCCAGAATACGGAGGGCGGATTCGACGCGGAATGCGTCACTCTCGACGAGCTCATGCGGCGCGAGGACATCGATACCATCAGTGTACTGAAGATGGATATCGAGGGAGCCGAGTTTGCCGTGCTCGACCGTCTTGCGGAGAGTGCCTTACGCCCGAAGATCCTGCTCGTCGAATTTCACCCGGGTGACAGCAACGCGGAGCGCCTGGGAAAAGTCCGGAACGCTGGCCACGCTCGAGAAGCTCCATGA